The following are from one region of the Serinus canaria isolate serCan28SL12 chromosome 8, serCan2020, whole genome shotgun sequence genome:
- the PLPPR4 gene encoding phospholipid phosphatase-related protein type 4 — protein sequence MSAKERQKGKVTKDSVTLLPCFYFVELPILASSVVSLYFLELTDVFKPVHSGFNCYDKSLSMPYIDPTQESVPFLMLLSLVFAGPSITIMIGEGILYCCLSKRRNGIGTEANINAGGCNFNSFLRRAVRFVGVHVFGLCATALVTDIIQLSTGYQAPYFLTVCKPNYTSLNVSCSENSYVVEDICSGADLNIINAGRKSFPSQHATLAAFAAVYISMYFNSTLTDSSKLLKPLLVFAFIICGIICGLTRITQYKNHPVDVYCGFLIGGGIALYLGLYAVGNFLPSDENVFHPNFHREPLRSLTDLSQDANRILPGKNGSSSDGIVSHRTESILNRNHRDSGSLTNLKRANADVEIITPRSPMGKENMVTFSNTLPRVNTPSLEDPARRNATIHASMDSARSKQLLSQWKNKNESRKLSLQVIETESGQSPPRAIEMRSSSEPSRVGVNGDHHGPTSQYLKIQPGSVPGCNNSGLTGGPRVSIQSRPGSSQLVHIPEETQENVNTSPKSSSARAKWLKAAEKSVACRSNSQPRIMQVIAMSKQQGVLQGSPKSSEGSTVTCTGAIRYKTLTDHEPSSIVRVEAHPENNRPVIQMPSEGEGSGSWKWKGPEKVTLRQTYELNDLNRDSESCDSLKDSYGSGDRKRSNIDNTEHHHHGITTIRVTPVEGSEIGSETLSISSSRDSTLRRKGNIILIPERGSSPENTRNIFYKGTSPTRAYKD from the exons TTACCCATATTGGCATCTTCTGTTGTTAGCCTCTATTTTCTTGAACTTACTGATGTCTTCAAGCCAGTTCACTCTGGGTTTAATTGCTATGACAAGAGTCTGAGTATGCCATACATTGACCCTACACAAGAGTCTGTTCCCTTCTTGATGTTGCTTAGTCTGGTTTTTGCTGGACCATCAATTACG ATAATGATAGGAGAAGGAATTCTCTACTGCTGCCTGTCCAAAAGAAGAAATGGGATTGGAACAGAGGCCAATATTAATGCAGGAGGATGCAACTTCAATTCTTTTCTTAGAAGAGCTGTCAGATTTGTTG GTGTTCATGTATTTGGTCTTTGTGCAACTGCTCTTGTTACTGATATTATACAGCTATCAACAGGATATCAGGCCCCATATTTCCTGACTGTTTGCAAGCCTAACTATACATCCTTAAATGTATCTTGCTCAGAGAATTCATATGTTGTGGAAGATATTTGCTCAGGAGCTGATCTCAATATTATCAACGCTGGAAG AAAGTCATTCCCTTCTCAACATGCCACTCTGGCAGCCTTTGCAGCAGTGTACATTTCG atGTACTTCAATTCTACATTAACAGACTCCTCAAAACTTCTTAAACCACTCTTGGTCTTTGCCTTTATCATCTGTGGAATTATATGTGGCCTGACTCGTATCACCCAGTATAAGAATCATCCAGTTGATGTTTACTGTGGCTTTCTCATAGGAGGAGGAATTGCTCTCTATTTG GGCCTCTATGCTGTGGGGAACTTCTTACCAAGTGACGAGAATGTGTTTCACCCAAATTTTCACAGAgaacctctaagatcattgacAGACCTCAGTCAAGATGCCAACAGAATCCTGCCAGGTaaaaatggcagcagcagcgATGGCATTGTCTCTCACCGTACAGAAAGTATCCTGAATAGAAACCACAGAGATTCAGGCTCTCTGACCAATCTCAAGAGAGCAAATGCTGATGTAGAAATAATAACACCACGAAGCCcaatgggaaaggaaaacatggTTACTTTCAGCAACACTTTGCCAAGAGTCAACACACCATCCTTGGAAGATCCAGCAAGACGCAATGCAACAATACACGCATCAATGGATTCTGCCCGTTCCAAacagctgctgtcccagtgGAAGAACAAGAATGAAAGTCGAAAGTTGTCCCTGCAAGTAATAGAGACTGAATCTGGCCAGTCACCACCAAGGGCTATTGAAATGAGGTCAAGCTCAGAACCCTCCAGAGTGGGTGTAAATGGTGATCATCATGGCCCAACTAGCCAATACCTGAAAATCCAACCTGGCAGTGTTCCAGGTTGTAACAACTCAGGTCTTACTGGTGGGCCAAGGGTCTCTATTCAGTCCCGTCCTGGCTCATCCCAGCTAGTACACATTCCTGAAGAGACTCAGGAGAACGTGAACACATCACCCAAAAGTAGTTCAGCTAGAGCTAAATGGCTGAAAGCTGCTGAGAAGAGTGTTGCATGCAGGAGCAATAGCCAGCCAAGAATCATGCAAGTAATAGCCATGTCTAAGCAGCAAGGAGTGCTTCAGGGCAGTCCAAAGAGTTCAGAGGGAAGCACAGTGACCTGTACAGGAGCCATCAGATATAAAACCTTGACAGACCATGAGCCAAGTAGCATTGTTAGAGTTGAGGCCCATCCAGAAAATAACAGACCTGTAATTCAGATGCCATCAGAAGGTGAAGGAAGTGGGTCTTGGAAATGGAAAGGTCCTGAAAAAGTCACTCTTCGTCAAACATATGAGCTAAATGATCTTAACAGAGACTCTGAGAGCTGTGACTCCTTAAAAGACAGTTATGGGTCAGGTGACAGGAAAAGAAGCAACATAGATAACACTGAGCATCACCATCATGGAATCACTACGATAAGAGTCACACCAGTGGAGGGAAGTGAGATTGGCTCAGAGACTCTGTCCATTTCTTCTAGCCGGGACTCAACACTTCGAAGAAAAGGTAACATCATTTTAATCCCTGAGAGAGGGAGCAGTCCAGAGAACACCAGAAACATCTTCTATAAAGGCACATCCCCCACACGAGCGTACAAGGACTGA